The DNA segment ATCTGAGAAGGCCGCCATCAACGCCGCGATCTCGAACTCCGAGCGCGCCGACCAAGTCGTCAACATCGCCGAGGGCGGCCTGCAGGAGGTCTCAAGCCTTCTGACCGAACTCCAGGGACTCGTCACCGGCACCGCCAACAAGGCCGGCATCAGCCAGTCGGAGCGTGAGGCCAACCAGCTCCAGATCGACTCGATCCTCCAGACCATCGACCGCATCGCCTCGGCCACCTCGTTCCAGGGTGTCAAGCTGCTCAACGGCAACTATGACTACTCCACGACCGGCGTCTCCGCCTCGGTCGTCTCGTTCCAGGTTAACGGCGCCAAGCTCCAGCAGGGCCAGAACCTGAACGTCAATGCCGTCGTCACCACCTCTGCCCAGCAGGCCGGCCTCTACCTCTCCACCAACGGCGCCCTGAACCTCAATGGTGGCGTCAACTCCGCCTTCACCATCGAGATCAGCGGCAACCTCGGCTCGCGCCAGCTCTCCTTCGCGTCGGGCACCACGGTGGCCACAATCGCCTCGCAGATCAATACCTTCACCGATGTCACCGGCATCCGCGCCTCCGCTGGCACCACCGGCATCTACCTCGAGTCCTCGGAGTTTGGCTCCGACAAGTTCGCCTCGGTCAAGGTGATCAACGCCGCCAACATCCAGGGCACCGGCGTGGGCATCTACAACCGCCAGGCCCAGAACTTCTCTGCGATCAACACCACCATCGCCGCGGCCTACACCACTCCCGCCGCCCAGAACGGCTACAAGGACAACGGCCAGGACATCGTCGCCACCATCAACGGTGTCGCTGCCACCGCCAAGGGCAAGACGTTCTCCATCAACACCGACTTCCTCAACGTCTCCCTCACCCTCAACACCACGCAGGCTCAGACCGTCGGCGTCAAGAATGCGTTCACCATCACCGGCGGCGGCGCCGACTTCCAGCTCGCCGGCGACGTGAACATCGGCTCCAAGGTCGCCATCGGTATCGGCGACGTTGCAGCCCGCAAGCTCGGCACCACTGATGTCTCTGGAAACCTCCGCTTCCTTTCCGACCTTGCCTCGGGCAAGACCCTCAACGTTGTCTCCGGTGACATCACCAACGCCCAGAAGGTGATCAGCCAGTCGATCAACCAGATCACCTCCCTCCGCGGCCGCCTCGGTGCGTTCCAGAAGAACACCGTCGGCGCCACGATCCGCTCGCTGGGCGTCTCCCTCGAGAACACGACCGCCGCCGAGTCCGTCATCCGCGACGCCGACTTCGCCACCGAGACGGCCAAGCTCACTCGCGGCCAGATCCTCGTCTCCGCGGCCACCCAGGTTCTCACCCTGGCCAACAGCTCGCCCCAGTCGGCCCTCCAGCTCCTCCGCGGCTAAGCCACGGCACGCTGATAGGACTCTGAACTGATCCCCCCCGCCCCGGCCTCACCCGCCGGGGCGGTTTTCTTTTTCTGCATGCCTCCCCGACCGCCGATCTCATCATGCCATGAGTCGCGCTGCGAGTTCCAACTTCTCCCCCGCCTCCCCACGTTCCCGCCTCGCGCGCCGGTCCGCTGCGCTTCCCCCCGCCTACGCCCGGATCCGAACCTCCTTCCTCGCCTTCATCCGCATCGAATGTGGCCTGGCCAAGAACACCGTTGAAGCATACGACCGTGACCTGAGCGAGCTGCTCTTGTCCGTCGTCGCTGCCGGGGCGTCAACCCCCCAGCAGATCACGCCGCGACTCCTCTCCGGTCACCTCGCCTCGCTCAAGTCCGAACGCAGCCTCGCTGGATCGTCGGTCATCCGACACCTGGCCACAATCAAGGTGTTCTGCCGATGGCTCCAATCCACGGGGGTGATCGACGACAACCCCGCCGCGGCCCTTGACCGGCCCACGCGATGGAAGAAGCTCCCGGGAGTTCTCTCCCCAAAGCAGATCCGTGCCCTCATCGAGGCGCCCTCAACTCTGGCAGGGTCCGGCAGCCGCCCGGAGAGTAAACGTACTGAGCCGCCGATGCACCTCCGCGATCGCGCCCTGCTCGAGCTCCTCTATGCCTCCGGTCTTCGTGCTTCGGAGATTGCGTCACTGCCGCTCAGAGACTTCCATGAGACCCTCGGCACGATCCTGGTCACCGGTAAGGGTGACAAGCAGCGCCTCGTCCCCGTCGGCGAGCCGGCGATCATCGCGGTCAGGATCTACCTGGACCAGTGCCGCAGCCGCCTCGAACGCCCGGACGGCCGCGACCGGGGCTGCCTTCTGCTCTCCCGAACGGGCCGCCCGCTCGAGCGAGTCGCCGTCTGGCAGATCGTCCGAAAGTACGCGGCGATCGCCGGCCTGAGGATCGGCCGCGCCCAGGGTGGCGCCCACCCGCATGTCCTGCGGCATTCCTTCGCCACCCATCTACTCGCCGGCGGCGCCGATCTCCGTGTGGTCCAGGAACTCCTCGGCCACGCGGATATCGCCACAACGCAGATCTACACCCACGTTGATTCATCCCGTCTCAAGCACGTGCACCGCACCTTCCACCCGCGGGGCTGATTACGGCGCCATAGCCGTCTCACCGTCCGCATCCTCGTCCGTGTCGCCCTCTTCTCCAAGGACGCGAGCCGTCGCCACAACCCGGTCGCCCTCGTCGAGTTTCACAATTCGGACGCCCTGGGCTCCACGCCCGCACAGCCGGATCTCCGCCGCGGGCATCCTCACCAGCATCCCCGACTTCGAAACGACGACGACGTCGTCCGCTTCGTGCACCGCAAGCGACACGACGGCGCGGCCGTTTCGCTCAGAAGTGTTGATATCCACACGGCCCTTGCCGCCGCGGGACTGGCTCCTTGCCTTGCCCGTCTCCGGCTGCACGCGGTACTCATCCACAAGCGTCCGCTTTCCGTACCCATTCTCGCACACGGTCAGCAGCGCGATCGACGGATCGGCTGACACGCTGTCGCCATCGGCGTCCTTCGCCATCGGGACTCGAACCACACCGACAACCTCGTCCTCTTCGGCCAGCTCGATACCCTTCACACCTGCCGCGGCGCGGCCCATAAGTCGAACGTCCTCCTCGCTGAACCGGATCGCCATCCCGCCCGCAGTTGCCAGCAGGATGTCGTCGGTCCCGCTCGTGAGCGCCACGTCGAGCAGCCGATCGCCCTCCCGGATGTCCACGGCGATGATCCCGCCGCGGTTGACGTTCCTGTAGTCCTTGAGCGCCGTCCTCTTGACGACCCCACCGGCGGACACGAACGTCAGGTAGTTGCTTCCTTCCTCGAAGTTCTTCACATTGAGGAACGCCCGAACGCTCTCCCCCTCCTTGAGATCCAGCAGGTTCACCATCGGCCTGCCCTTGCTCTGGCGAGGCAGCTCTGGCAACTCGTACACCTTGATCTTGAACACCCGACCGGTGTTCGTGAAGCACAGCAGGTCGTCGTGGGTGCTCGCCACGAACATGTGCGCGATGAAGTCGTCGTCCTTCGCGCTGGCGCCGATGATCCCCTTCCCGCCACGACCCTGCGCCCGGTATGTACTGACGGCGATCCGCTTCGCGTACCCCTGGTGCGAGATGGTGACCGCCATGTCTTCCACGGCAATGAGCGCCCCAATGTCGTAGTCGCCCGCTTCGGCACCCTCGTCGATCCGCGTCAGCCTCGCCCCGGCCTTCGTGCCGATCCGCTGCTTCATCTCCTCGCAATCGGCCTTGATGATCGCGGTTACCCTTGCCTCGCTGGCGAGGATGCTCTCGTAGTCGTCGATCTGCTCGACGAGCTGCGAGTAGTCCCCCACCAGTTTCTCGATCTCCAGACCCACCAACTGGATCAGCCGCATCGAGCCGATCTGTTCCGCCTGCACCCTCGTCAGCGAGACCCCCCGCTCGCCGGCACGGCGAACCTGCTCCATCAGCCTCGCGGGGATCGCCCCCACATGCTTGTGATCGACGGCGATCCGGAAGCCTCTCGCCATCAGTTTGTCGATCGCCTCCGGACGGGTCTGGCTCGACCGGATCAGCCTGATCACCTCGTCAATGTCACAGACCGCGAGGATCATCCCCTCCAGAACGTGTGCACGCTTGCGGGCCTCCGCCAGCAGGTGGGCTGTCCGCCGGCGGATCACTTCGACCCGGTGCTCGATGTAGTACCGGATCATCTCCTTCAGCGAGAGCGTCCGCGGCTGGCGGTTCACCAGGGCGATGCTGTTGATGCTGAAGGTCTGCTGTAACTGCGTGAACTCGTACAGCTGCTTTTCCACCAGCGCCGCGTCCGCCCCCTTCTTCAGTTCGATCACCACCCGTACCATCGCCTCGCGCCCGGATTCGTTGCGGACGTCCGACACGTCGTTGATCTTGTCGTCCTTCACCGCATCCACGAGCCGCTCGACCAGGGTATCAAGACCTAGGTTGTACGGGATCGAATCGATCACGAGCTGCTCTCGCCCGTTCGCCATCGTCTCCACGCGGACCTCACCCCTCACCGCTACCCGCCCCCGCCCGGTCGCGTACGCCTCGACAATACCACCCTTGCCCAGGATCACGCCGCCGGTCGGAAAGTCCGGCCCTCGGATCCCGCGACGCACTACGACTTCCCCCTCCTTCACATCCTCCATCAGTTCGCCCAGCGTGATCTCCGGGTTCTCCAGCACGCGCACGATCGCATCGAGGACCTCGATCGGGTTCTGAGGCGGCAGACTCGTTGCCATCCCGACCGCGATCCCCACCCCGCCGTTGATCAGCAGGTTCGGCAGCTTCCCCGGCAGCACGGTCGGCTCCTGCAGCCGATCGTCGTAGTTCGGGACGAAGTTCACGGTCTCCAGTTTCAGGTCGTCGAGCATCTCCACGGCGGCCTGGAGCATCCTCGCCTCGGTGTACCGCATCGCCGCCGGGGGGTCGGGATTGATCGAGCCGAAGTTCCCCTGCGGATCAATCAGCGGCACCCGCATTCGCCACTTCTGGGCCATCCCCACCAGGGTCGGGTAGATCACGGACTCGCCGTGTGGGTGGTAGTTGCCGGAGGTGTCACCGCAGATCTTCGCGCACTTGAGGTGCTTGCGCCCCGGCCTCAGGTTCAGGTCGTTCATCGCCACCAGGATGCGGCGCTGGCTCGGCTTGAGCCCGTCTCGGACATCGGGCAGAGCCCGGTCCATGATCGTGCTCATCGCATACGTCAGGTACGAGTCCTGCAGTTCCCGCTCGATCTGCAGGTCGACGATGTGGCCCCCGCCCT comes from the Phycisphaeraceae bacterium genome and includes:
- a CDS encoding flagellin, producing MSRINTNVQSLIAQRVLSQNNANLSQSLERLSTGLRISRGKDDPAGLIASENLRSEKAAINAAISNSERADQVVNIAEGGLQEVSSLLTELQGLVTGTANKAGISQSEREANQLQIDSILQTIDRIASATSFQGVKLLNGNYDYSTTGVSASVVSFQVNGAKLQQGQNLNVNAVVTTSAQQAGLYLSTNGALNLNGGVNSAFTIEISGNLGSRQLSFASGTTVATIASQINTFTDVTGIRASAGTTGIYLESSEFGSDKFASVKVINAANIQGTGVGIYNRQAQNFSAINTTIAAAYTTPAAQNGYKDNGQDIVATINGVAATAKGKTFSINTDFLNVSLTLNTTQAQTVGVKNAFTITGGGADFQLAGDVNIGSKVAIGIGDVAARKLGTTDVSGNLRFLSDLASGKTLNVVSGDITNAQKVISQSINQITSLRGRLGAFQKNTVGATIRSLGVSLENTTAAESVIRDADFATETAKLTRGQILVSAATQVLTLANSSPQSALQLLRG
- a CDS encoding tyrosine recombinase, producing MSRAASSNFSPASPRSRLARRSAALPPAYARIRTSFLAFIRIECGLAKNTVEAYDRDLSELLLSVVAAGASTPQQITPRLLSGHLASLKSERSLAGSSVIRHLATIKVFCRWLQSTGVIDDNPAAALDRPTRWKKLPGVLSPKQIRALIEAPSTLAGSGSRPESKRTEPPMHLRDRALLELLYASGLRASEIASLPLRDFHETLGTILVTGKGDKQRLVPVGEPAIIAVRIYLDQCRSRLERPDGRDRGCLLLSRTGRPLERVAVWQIVRKYAAIAGLRIGRAQGGAHPHVLRHSFATHLLAGGADLRVVQELLGHADIATTQIYTHVDSSRLKHVHRTFHPRG
- the gyrA gene encoding DNA gyrase subunit A; this encodes MPDSADRPVSATSSRRTPVDVVATTEANSTNSTGAGGSGAGIPPAGPTEAGGNGGSGEGGGHIVDLQIERELQDSYLTYAMSTIMDRALPDVRDGLKPSQRRILVAMNDLNLRPGRKHLKCAKICGDTSGNYHPHGESVIYPTLVGMAQKWRMRVPLIDPQGNFGSINPDPPAAMRYTEARMLQAAVEMLDDLKLETVNFVPNYDDRLQEPTVLPGKLPNLLINGGVGIAVGMATSLPPQNPIEVLDAIVRVLENPEITLGELMEDVKEGEVVVRRGIRGPDFPTGGVILGKGGIVEAYATGRGRVAVRGEVRVETMANGREQLVIDSIPYNLGLDTLVERLVDAVKDDKINDVSDVRNESGREAMVRVVIELKKGADAALVEKQLYEFTQLQQTFSINSIALVNRQPRTLSLKEMIRYYIEHRVEVIRRRTAHLLAEARKRAHVLEGMILAVCDIDEVIRLIRSSQTRPEAIDKLMARGFRIAVDHKHVGAIPARLMEQVRRAGERGVSLTRVQAEQIGSMRLIQLVGLEIEKLVGDYSQLVEQIDDYESILASEARVTAIIKADCEEMKQRIGTKAGARLTRIDEGAEAGDYDIGALIAVEDMAVTISHQGYAKRIAVSTYRAQGRGGKGIIGASAKDDDFIAHMFVASTHDDLLCFTNTGRVFKIKVYELPELPRQSKGRPMVNLLDLKEGESVRAFLNVKNFEEGSNYLTFVSAGGVVKRTALKDYRNVNRGGIIAVDIREGDRLLDVALTSGTDDILLATAGGMAIRFSEEDVRLMGRAAAGVKGIELAEEDEVVGVVRVPMAKDADGDSVSADPSIALLTVCENGYGKRTLVDEYRVQPETGKARSQSRGGKGRVDINTSERNGRAVVSLAVHEADDVVVVSKSGMLVRMPAAEIRLCGRGAQGVRIVKLDEGDRVVATARVLGEEGDTDEDADGETAMAP